Proteins encoded in a region of the Synechococcus sp. BIOS-U3-1 genome:
- the gcvP gene encoding aminomethyl-transferring glycine dehydrogenase — translation MTLLDQRMVETASAKTLPPFAQRHIGPGSTANQLMLDQLGFADLERFLQAVVPPDILDSSPPQAQLPEGVGEAQALSELRQLAGLNRVARSLIGLGYYGTVTPALIQRQVLENPSWYTAYTPYQAEIAQGRLEALLNFQTLISELTGLPIANASLLDEATAAAEAMSMSFGVCKRTEATRFLVDAAVLPQTLAVLRTRAQPIGVQLDVAEPDQFAWGDDVFGVLLQLPGRCGRLWDPRSCISRAHEHGALVTVAIDPMAQVLLEPVGALGADIAVGSAQRFGVPMGGGGPHAAFFATRDAYRRQVPGRIVGQSKDGEGNVALRLALQTREQHIRRDKATSNICTAQVLLAVMASFYAVHHGPEGLEAIARRLLQQRCQLEEGLSTLGLALPQGSRFDSVDVVCAQAPLVHQLAARAGFNLRVLPDGAAIEQAQGFGISLDELSDNKEVSLLLSLVAEATGGHCPELSDIAKHDEALTGLPLRSSPWLQQPVFHRYRSETELLRYIQRLVSKDLSLVHGMIPLGSCTMKLNAAAELVPVSWREFGSIHPFAPADQLKGNQRMAQDLESWLTELTGFAGVSLQPNAGSQGEFAGLLVIRAWHQARGEAHRDICLIPTSAHGTNPASAVMAGMRVVPVACDEQGNVDVDDLRSKLSEHAESLAALMVTYPSTHGVFETRIREICSLVHDHGGQVYLDGANLNAQVGVCRPGAFGADVCHLNLHKTFCIPHGGGGPGVGPIAVGEHLLPFLPGHPLTTSGGDQAISAVSAAPLGSASILPISWMYLRLMGPAGLRQATAVALLSANYLAHRLGSHYPVLFRGEGGLVAHECILDLRDLRRSAGLEVDDLAKRLMDYGFHAPTVSWPVAGTVMVEPTESESLEELDRFCDAMIAIRAEVAAIENGVSDRENNPLRRAPHTLSAVTADHWDRPYSREQAAFPLPDQRQSKFWPAVARIDNAYGDRNLICTCPSVEDMVALQLTAPKPTASQSMG, via the coding sequence ATGACCCTGCTGGACCAGCGCATGGTGGAAACCGCTTCAGCGAAGACTCTTCCGCCCTTCGCGCAGCGCCACATCGGCCCAGGATCCACAGCCAATCAGCTGATGCTCGATCAGCTTGGTTTTGCTGATCTTGAGCGCTTTCTGCAGGCCGTCGTGCCTCCGGACATTCTCGATTCCAGTCCGCCACAGGCGCAGCTTCCGGAGGGAGTTGGAGAGGCCCAAGCTCTTTCTGAACTCCGCCAACTTGCCGGTTTGAATCGCGTGGCGCGGTCCTTGATCGGCCTCGGCTACTACGGCACCGTCACCCCCGCGTTGATCCAGCGACAGGTGTTGGAGAACCCCTCCTGGTACACGGCTTACACCCCTTATCAGGCCGAAATCGCTCAGGGACGTCTCGAGGCATTGCTCAATTTCCAGACCTTGATCAGTGAGCTGACCGGTCTGCCGATCGCCAATGCCTCACTTTTGGATGAGGCCACAGCGGCAGCGGAGGCCATGTCGATGAGCTTTGGCGTTTGTAAGCGAACTGAAGCCACCCGTTTTCTCGTTGATGCTGCCGTGTTGCCACAGACCCTGGCGGTTCTGCGCACCAGGGCCCAGCCAATCGGCGTGCAGCTCGATGTGGCTGAGCCGGATCAGTTCGCGTGGGGTGACGATGTGTTCGGAGTGTTGTTGCAGCTGCCTGGACGCTGTGGCCGGCTCTGGGACCCTCGTTCCTGTATCTCCAGGGCCCATGAGCATGGCGCTTTGGTCACGGTGGCCATTGATCCGATGGCTCAGGTGCTGCTCGAGCCGGTCGGAGCTCTCGGTGCCGATATCGCCGTGGGCAGCGCGCAGCGTTTCGGTGTGCCAATGGGTGGAGGCGGTCCCCACGCGGCATTTTTTGCCACCCGTGATGCTTACCGCCGGCAGGTCCCTGGTCGCATTGTTGGGCAATCGAAAGATGGCGAGGGCAATGTCGCTCTGCGTCTGGCGTTGCAGACCCGTGAACAGCACATCCGCCGAGACAAAGCCACCAGCAATATCTGCACGGCCCAGGTGCTGCTTGCAGTAATGGCTTCGTTCTATGCCGTTCATCATGGGCCGGAAGGTCTTGAGGCGATTGCTAGACGCCTGCTGCAGCAGCGCTGTCAGCTCGAAGAAGGACTGAGCACGCTTGGGCTCGCTTTACCGCAAGGATCTCGCTTCGACAGTGTTGATGTGGTCTGTGCTCAGGCGCCGCTCGTGCATCAGCTGGCAGCCCGAGCTGGTTTCAACCTGCGTGTCCTGCCCGATGGTGCCGCGATCGAACAGGCGCAAGGCTTCGGCATCAGCCTGGATGAGCTCAGCGATAACAAGGAGGTGTCTCTGCTTCTGTCGCTGGTGGCTGAGGCCACTGGAGGCCATTGTCCAGAACTGTCTGATATCGCCAAGCATGACGAGGCTCTGACTGGTTTGCCGCTGCGTTCCAGCCCCTGGCTGCAACAGCCAGTGTTTCATCGCTATCGCAGTGAGACCGAGTTGCTTCGCTATATCCAGCGTCTGGTCAGCAAAGACCTTTCGCTGGTGCACGGGATGATTCCCCTGGGTAGCTGCACCATGAAGCTGAATGCTGCAGCGGAGCTGGTACCGGTCAGCTGGAGGGAGTTCGGAAGCATTCACCCCTTCGCCCCCGCTGATCAGTTGAAGGGCAATCAGCGCATGGCGCAGGATCTCGAGAGCTGGTTGACTGAGCTCACCGGTTTCGCTGGCGTTTCCTTGCAGCCGAATGCAGGCTCCCAGGGGGAGTTCGCTGGTCTGCTGGTGATTCGCGCCTGGCATCAGGCTCGCGGGGAGGCTCATCGCGATATCTGTCTGATTCCCACCAGTGCCCATGGCACCAACCCAGCGAGTGCGGTGATGGCCGGCATGCGTGTGGTGCCTGTGGCCTGTGATGAGCAGGGGAATGTCGATGTCGATGATCTCCGCAGCAAGCTCTCCGAGCACGCCGAGTCCTTGGCGGCGCTGATGGTCACTTATCCCTCAACCCATGGGGTGTTCGAGACCCGAATCCGCGAGATCTGCAGCCTTGTTCATGACCATGGCGGTCAGGTGTATTTGGATGGCGCCAACCTCAATGCTCAGGTCGGTGTTTGCAGGCCAGGGGCATTTGGGGCAGATGTCTGCCATCTCAACCTGCACAAGACGTTCTGCATTCCCCATGGAGGTGGTGGCCCAGGCGTGGGTCCCATCGCTGTAGGAGAGCATCTGTTGCCATTTCTCCCTGGTCATCCCTTGACGACCAGCGGCGGTGACCAGGCCATTTCAGCGGTGTCTGCAGCCCCCTTAGGTAGTGCAAGCATCCTGCCGATCAGCTGGATGTATCTGCGTTTGATGGGTCCTGCTGGCCTGCGGCAGGCCACCGCTGTGGCATTGCTATCGGCCAATTATCTGGCGCATCGGCTGGGCTCCCACTACCCGGTGCTGTTCCGGGGAGAAGGAGGACTCGTGGCCCATGAATGCATTCTTGATCTGCGCGATCTGCGTCGGAGTGCTGGTCTCGAGGTGGATGACCTGGCGAAGCGTTTGATGGATTACGGCTTCCATGCTCCGACGGTCAGCTGGCCGGTGGCGGGCACGGTGATGGTTGAACCCACTGAAAGCGAGAGTCTTGAAGAGCTGGATCGCTTCTGTGACGCCATGATCGCGATCCGCGCTGAAGTCGCTGCGATCGAAAACGGTGTCAGCGATCGTGAGAACAATCCCCTGCGCCGCGCTCCCCACACCTTGAGCGCTGTGACGGCCGACCACTGGGATCGTCCCTATTCCCGAGAACAGGCTGCATTTCCGTTGCCGGATCAGCGGCAAAGCAAGTTCTGGCCCGCTGTGGCCAGGATCGACAACGCCTATGGCGATCGCAATCTGATCTGCACTTGCCCCAGCGTTGAAGACATGGTTGCTCTTCAGCTCACTGCGCCTAAACCCACTGCGTCTCAGTCAATGGGTTAA
- the gcvH gene encoding glycine cleavage system protein GcvH — protein MAFDFPASYRYADSHEYAWQDADSIRIGLSAYAVDQLGDIVFVDLPEVGSDLSHGNSFGTVESVKAVEEMYAPLSGEVLQRNEALLANPEELQKDPHGEGWLLVIRPSDMTQFEQLMDAGTYAAKVAAT, from the coding sequence ATGGCCTTCGATTTCCCTGCCTCCTACCGCTATGCGGACAGCCATGAATACGCTTGGCAGGACGCCGATTCGATCCGCATCGGCTTAAGTGCCTATGCCGTGGATCAACTCGGAGACATCGTTTTCGTGGATCTCCCCGAGGTGGGTTCTGATCTCAGCCATGGCAACAGTTTTGGCACTGTTGAGTCGGTCAAGGCTGTTGAAGAGATGTATGCCCCCCTGAGTGGGGAGGTTCTGCAGCGCAATGAAGCTCTGCTGGCCAATCCCGAAGAACTCCAAAAGGATCCCCACGGCGAGGGTTGGTTGCTGGTGATCCGTCCTAGCGATATGACGCAGTTTGAGCAGTTGATGGACGCTGGCACCTACGCCGCCAAGGTTGCCGCGACCTGA
- a CDS encoding methionine gamma-lyase family protein gives MNLSEARAFARRKVAAVRERQQPLAEQRTAAVADRLQKVLAAFEAERVGTQHFASVSGYGHGDQGREVIDRVFARVLGAEAAAVRLQFVSGTHAIAAALFGVLRPGDRLLSITGRPYDTLEEVIGLRGSGQGSLQDFGINYKELQLNEAGAVDEQALEQALDQPHRLILIQRSCGYSWRPSLSVQTIGRLCARIHERQPNCVCFVDNCYGELVEAQEPPEVGADLVAGSLIKNLGGTIAPAGGYVAGRADLVEQACCRLTAPGIGSEGGTGFDLHRLLLQGLFLAPQMVAEALIGADLVAGVFADLGFPVQPVAGASRGDLIQAVQLGDPEALKLICRAFQACSPVGSYLDPVPAAMPGYASDLVMAGGTFIDGSTSEFSADAPLREPFNLYVQGGTHRAHVELALIQALQALAAAGHLNLAQTD, from the coding sequence ATGAATCTCAGTGAGGCCAGGGCATTTGCCCGCAGGAAGGTCGCTGCTGTGCGCGAGCGTCAGCAGCCTCTTGCCGAACAGCGCACCGCTGCTGTGGCCGATCGTCTGCAGAAGGTGCTTGCGGCGTTTGAGGCAGAGCGGGTGGGAACCCAGCATTTCGCCTCCGTGAGCGGTTACGGGCACGGAGATCAGGGCCGAGAGGTGATCGACAGGGTGTTCGCACGCGTGCTCGGTGCGGAAGCAGCGGCTGTGCGACTTCAGTTTGTGAGCGGTACCCATGCCATTGCCGCCGCCTTGTTCGGTGTGCTCAGGCCAGGCGATCGCCTGCTTTCAATCACGGGTCGTCCTTACGACACGCTCGAAGAGGTCATCGGTCTGCGTGGAAGTGGGCAAGGATCTCTTCAAGACTTCGGCATCAACTACAAAGAGCTGCAGCTCAACGAAGCCGGGGCTGTGGATGAGCAAGCCCTGGAGCAGGCCCTTGATCAACCTCATCGCTTGATCCTGATCCAGCGCAGCTGCGGTTACAGCTGGCGCCCATCGCTCAGCGTGCAGACCATAGGCCGCCTCTGTGCTCGTATTCACGAACGGCAGCCCAATTGCGTTTGCTTCGTGGACAACTGCTATGGGGAACTGGTTGAGGCCCAGGAGCCGCCTGAGGTGGGTGCGGATCTGGTCGCGGGTTCATTGATCAAAAACCTCGGAGGAACAATCGCACCCGCTGGTGGCTACGTCGCTGGACGTGCCGATCTGGTGGAACAAGCCTGCTGTCGTCTCACTGCACCAGGGATCGGCAGCGAAGGGGGGACTGGTTTTGATCTGCACCGACTGTTGTTGCAGGGATTGTTTCTGGCTCCGCAGATGGTGGCTGAAGCCTTGATCGGGGCTGATCTCGTGGCTGGTGTGTTCGCCGATCTCGGATTTCCGGTACAGCCCGTTGCTGGCGCGTCCCGAGGTGACCTGATCCAGGCCGTACAGCTAGGGGATCCTGAGGCACTCAAGCTGATTTGCCGTGCCTTTCAGGCCTGCTCCCCGGTGGGTTCTTACCTGGACCCTGTGCCGGCAGCGATGCCCGGTTATGCCAGCGATCTGGTGATGGCCGGTGGCACTTTTATCGATGGCAGCACCAGTGAGTTCTCCGCTGACGCGCCATTGCGTGAGCCGTTCAATCTCTACGTTCAGGGCGGTACCCATCGCGCCCATGTCGAGTTAGCTCTGATCCAGGCGCTGCAAGCCCTGGCTGCGGCAGGACATCTGAATCTGGCGCAGACTGATTAA
- a CDS encoding acyl-CoA desaturase — protein sequence MRAAVMAPRERLPRKQRKFKGGTTSFMVAMHVLATIALLPRFWSIQGVVALAVLYWATVLGVTLGLHRLVAHRSFEVPRWLERVLVIMGTLAAQSGPIDWVALHRHHHKFSDQSNDHHDAGRGLWWSHSEWMLHEIPALEHKERFGGDLLKDPFYVWLDRWFLVLQIPLGLALYYYGNAAQIHGGGVGLVLWAIPLRLVVVYHVTWLVNSATHAFGYRNFDCPDLSRNCWWVAVLSFGEGWHNNHHAHPGSARHGLRWFEFDITWMHIRMLQKLGLTRRVRQARYPG from the coding sequence ATGCGTGCGGCGGTGATGGCGCCCCGTGAACGGCTACCGCGTAAACAGCGCAAATTCAAAGGTGGCACCACATCCTTCATGGTGGCCATGCACGTGCTTGCCACCATTGCTCTGCTGCCGAGGTTCTGGAGCATTCAGGGAGTTGTGGCCCTCGCCGTTCTCTACTGGGCCACGGTGCTCGGGGTGACGCTAGGCCTGCATCGGCTGGTGGCACACCGAAGTTTTGAGGTGCCCCGCTGGCTCGAACGGGTGCTGGTGATCATGGGCACCCTGGCCGCCCAAAGCGGTCCCATCGACTGGGTGGCCTTGCACCGACACCACCACAAATTCTCCGATCAATCCAATGATCATCACGATGCAGGCCGGGGCCTTTGGTGGAGCCACAGCGAATGGATGCTGCACGAAATCCCCGCTCTCGAGCACAAGGAGCGATTTGGCGGCGACCTGCTGAAAGATCCCTTCTATGTCTGGCTAGATCGCTGGTTCCTTGTGCTGCAGATTCCGCTCGGACTGGCGCTTTATTACTACGGCAATGCAGCCCAGATTCATGGAGGCGGTGTTGGCCTGGTGCTGTGGGCCATTCCTCTGCGTTTAGTGGTCGTCTATCACGTCACCTGGCTGGTGAATTCGGCAACACACGCCTTTGGTTATCGCAATTTCGACTGCCCTGATCTCTCACGCAATTGCTGGTGGGTGGCTGTTCTGTCGTTCGGAGAGGGTTGGCATAACAACCATCACGCCCATCCGGGCAGCGCCCGACATGGTCTGCGCTGGTTTGAGTTCGACATCACTTGGATGCACATTCGGATGCTGCAGAAGCTTGGATTAACCCGGCGCGTGCGTCAGGCGCGCTATCCCGGCTGA
- a CDS encoding acyl-CoA desaturase gives MSPKTEKSWVTIGFMIVIHALALLALAPGFWSWEAVTSLLVLYWVTACLGVTLGYHRLLSHRSFRVPLWLERFFATCGALSCQHGPIDWVGLHRHHHKHSDTDADHHNSHRGFWWSHMGWMFNAIPAMKDVPRMAGDLTKDPYYRWLNNWFLVLQLPLAGLLFWIGNATGAGGWALVLWGIPLRLVLVYHVTWLVNSATHTWGTVAFESGDASRNNKWVAALTFGEGWHNNHHAFPHSARHGLQAGQIDLTWEHIRLMRALGLATKIRLPVKS, from the coding sequence ATGTCTCCAAAAACCGAAAAAAGCTGGGTAACGATCGGATTCATGATCGTGATTCATGCCCTGGCGCTGCTGGCGCTCGCTCCTGGCTTCTGGAGTTGGGAGGCCGTCACCAGCCTGCTGGTGCTGTATTGGGTTACCGCCTGCCTGGGTGTGACCCTCGGTTACCACCGACTGCTCTCACACCGCTCCTTCAGAGTGCCGCTCTGGCTGGAGCGCTTCTTTGCCACCTGCGGCGCCCTGAGTTGCCAGCATGGACCCATCGACTGGGTGGGGCTGCATCGGCATCACCACAAGCATTCCGATACGGATGCGGATCATCACAACAGCCACCGAGGCTTCTGGTGGAGCCACATGGGCTGGATGTTCAATGCAATTCCGGCGATGAAGGACGTTCCCCGCATGGCAGGCGATCTCACCAAGGACCCCTACTACCGCTGGCTGAACAACTGGTTCCTGGTTCTGCAGCTGCCCTTAGCCGGCCTGCTGTTCTGGATCGGCAATGCAACAGGTGCCGGCGGCTGGGCCTTGGTGCTTTGGGGCATTCCCCTCCGTCTTGTCCTCGTCTATCACGTCACCTGGCTGGTGAATTCCGCCACCCACACCTGGGGCACCGTGGCCTTTGAAAGTGGCGACGCGTCCCGCAACAACAAGTGGGTTGCAGCACTGACCTTCGGCGAGGGCTGGCATAACAATCACCATGCCTTCCCCCATTCAGCGCGTCACGGCCTCCAAGCGGGTCAGATCGACCTCACCTGGGAGCACATCCGTCTGATGCGCGCCCTGGGCCTGGCCACCAAAATTCGCCTGCCCGTGAAGTCGTAA
- the rplI gene encoding 50S ribosomal protein L9: protein MAKRVQVVLNEDVLSLGRDGDLVEVAPGYARNFLLPFGKAVPVTPAVMKQVEHRRAKEVERQAALKEEAVAFRTALDTIGRFTVKKQTGEDDVLFGTVTNGDVAEVIEEATKKEVDRRDISVPDIHRTGSYKVQVKLHSEVTAEINLEVVSY from the coding sequence ATGGCCAAGCGCGTACAAGTCGTACTCAATGAGGACGTTCTCAGCCTCGGCCGGGATGGAGATTTGGTGGAGGTTGCGCCTGGATACGCCCGCAACTTCCTGCTGCCCTTCGGGAAAGCTGTGCCTGTCACCCCTGCGGTGATGAAGCAGGTGGAGCACCGCAGGGCCAAGGAGGTTGAGCGCCAGGCTGCTCTCAAAGAAGAAGCTGTTGCCTTCCGCACAGCCCTCGACACCATCGGCCGCTTCACGGTCAAGAAGCAAACCGGGGAGGACGACGTGCTGTTCGGCACCGTCACCAATGGTGATGTGGCCGAGGTGATTGAAGAGGCCACCAAGAAGGAAGTCGATCGCCGAGACATCAGCGTTCCCGACATCCATCGGACCGGCAGTTACAAGGTTCAGGTCAAGTTGCACAGCGAAGTGACCGCTGAAATCAACCTGGAAGTGGTCAGCTACTGA
- the dnaB gene encoding replicative DNA helicase, with the protein MVSVPVSSPGGESTEGERRGFGKGRRREEPSFEALPDSIPPQNLEAEEAVLGGILLDPDAIGRVADALQPEAFYLNAHREIFRTAVMLHSQGKPTDLTAMTAWLADTGALEKVGGSSRLVELVERVASTASIEQVARLVMDKYLRRQLIRSGNEVIQLGFDQGLPMEQVLDKAEQTIFAISQEKPSKGLTPTAEILTSTFNEIESRSLGTSVAGIPVNFYDLDAMTQGLQRSDLIIVAGRPAMGKTSIVLNLAKNVAQLHDLPVCVFSLEMSKEQLTYRLLSMEVGIEAGRLRTGRLQQEEWPLLGQGINTLGQLPIYIDDKPNSGVLEMRSLCRRLMAEQGKELGLIVIDYLQLMEGSTPDNRVQEISRITRALKGMARELNVPVIALSQLSRGVESRTNKRPMLSDLRESGSIEQDADLVLMIYRDEYYNPETPDRGITEVIVTKHRNGPVGTVKLLFEPQFTRFRNLAA; encoded by the coding sequence ATGGTGAGCGTTCCCGTATCCAGTCCCGGTGGCGAGTCCACCGAGGGGGAACGCCGTGGCTTCGGCAAAGGCCGCCGGCGTGAAGAGCCCAGCTTCGAGGCACTGCCCGATTCGATCCCACCTCAAAACCTGGAAGCGGAAGAGGCGGTGCTGGGAGGAATCCTGCTCGATCCAGACGCCATCGGTCGCGTCGCCGATGCGCTGCAACCAGAAGCCTTTTATCTCAATGCCCATCGCGAGATCTTCCGCACCGCGGTGATGCTCCATAGCCAGGGCAAACCAACCGATCTCACGGCAATGACCGCCTGGCTGGCGGACACCGGTGCACTCGAAAAGGTGGGGGGCAGCAGCAGGCTCGTGGAACTTGTGGAGCGCGTGGCCTCCACCGCCTCGATCGAGCAGGTGGCGCGCCTGGTGATGGATAAATATCTGCGCCGGCAACTGATCCGCTCAGGCAATGAAGTCATCCAACTGGGCTTCGATCAAGGGCTGCCGATGGAGCAGGTGCTCGACAAGGCCGAACAAACGATCTTCGCCATCAGCCAGGAAAAACCGTCCAAAGGACTAACGCCCACCGCCGAAATTCTCACCAGTACGTTCAACGAGATCGAGAGCCGCTCGCTGGGCACCTCGGTGGCAGGCATTCCGGTGAATTTCTACGACCTGGACGCCATGACCCAGGGCCTGCAGCGCAGTGATCTGATCATCGTGGCCGGACGCCCGGCCATGGGCAAAACCTCGATCGTGCTCAACCTGGCCAAGAACGTGGCCCAGTTGCACGATCTGCCCGTGTGCGTGTTCTCCCTGGAGATGAGCAAGGAGCAGCTCACCTACAGGCTGCTGTCAATGGAAGTGGGCATTGAAGCCGGCCGGCTACGCACGGGCCGCCTGCAACAGGAGGAATGGCCGCTGCTCGGCCAGGGCATCAACACGCTTGGCCAGCTGCCGATCTACATCGATGACAAACCCAATTCCGGTGTGCTTGAGATGCGCTCGCTCTGCCGGCGACTGATGGCCGAACAGGGCAAGGAGCTGGGGCTGATTGTGATCGACTACTTGCAGCTCATGGAAGGTTCCACCCCCGACAATCGCGTCCAAGAAATTTCTCGAATCACCAGGGCTCTCAAAGGTATGGCCAGAGAACTGAACGTACCGGTGATCGCCTTGTCACAGCTCAGCCGTGGCGTGGAATCGCGCACCAACAAACGCCCCATGCTCAGCGACCTGCGCGAATCGGGCTCCATTGAGCAAGACGCCGACCTTGTGCTGATGATCTATCGCGATGAGTACTACAACCCGGAAACCCCAGACCGGGGCATCACCGAAGTGATCGTGACCAAGCACCGCAACGGACCGGTGGGCACCGTGAAACTGCTGTTCGAGCCCCAGTTCACGCGCTTCCGCAACCTTGCCGCTTAA
- a CDS encoding AraC family transcriptional regulator — translation MKRSEKSLVKRLDARFQTCAELQELFRPLSPDLVAVQLSPGPLHGRVRIFVLGSYRFNVLETSQSLFLSGTRRTKPCTLAIPLTDAMADQPYRAQGIAMPWAGLMGYNRSLSDFDLRVPARAALATVVIGKEALLERHTQQGGGPLMLKRWESTNQLEVQTDLRLRLQKQLNNLVERNQDTWKPEEPDQLIETLIRCFEAPKSQTMPIAKRETRHEAAIELLHWCAKNTSKSLTMNELSAELHQSRTSLFKGSREHFDCTPLQLHRSMRMDKVRQLLLGQGLRQTIKLQGVGAIASAIGFTSRSHFARQYQQHYGERPQDTLNRNSNTPN, via the coding sequence ATGAAGCGGTCTGAAAAAAGCTTGGTGAAGCGCCTGGATGCCCGGTTTCAGACTTGCGCGGAACTTCAGGAACTGTTTCGGCCACTCTCACCCGATCTGGTCGCCGTTCAGCTCAGCCCTGGTCCTCTGCATGGGCGCGTGCGCATTTTTGTGCTGGGAAGCTACCGCTTCAACGTGCTCGAAACCAGCCAAAGCCTCTTTCTCAGCGGAACTCGGCGGACCAAGCCATGCACGCTGGCGATTCCCTTGACGGACGCGATGGCGGATCAGCCTTATCGCGCCCAGGGCATTGCCATGCCTTGGGCCGGTTTGATGGGCTACAACCGGTCGCTGAGCGATTTCGATCTCAGAGTGCCTGCCCGGGCAGCACTGGCAACCGTGGTGATCGGAAAGGAAGCCTTGCTGGAACGCCACACACAGCAAGGAGGTGGGCCACTCATGCTGAAGCGCTGGGAAAGCACCAACCAGCTGGAAGTCCAGACAGACCTGCGTCTTCGGCTTCAGAAGCAACTCAACAACCTGGTGGAACGAAACCAGGACACCTGGAAACCGGAAGAGCCTGATCAACTGATCGAGACTTTGATTCGCTGCTTTGAAGCGCCAAAGAGTCAAACCATGCCCATAGCCAAACGGGAGACTCGCCACGAAGCAGCGATCGAATTGCTGCACTGGTGCGCAAAGAACACAAGCAAATCGCTGACCATGAATGAGCTCTCGGCCGAGCTGCATCAATCGCGGACATCGCTGTTCAAGGGATCCAGAGAGCACTTTGATTGCACGCCCTTACAACTGCATCGATCCATGCGCATGGACAAGGTTCGGCAACTGCTGCTGGGTCAAGGCCTTCGCCAGACAATCAAGCTGCAAGGGGTCGGAGCCATCGCATCTGCCATCGGATTCACCAGTCGTAGCCACTTCGCACGGCAATACCAGCAGCACTACGGGGAACGACCGCAAGACACGCTCAACCGGAACAGCAACACGCCTAACTGA